The sequence TCATGCCAAAATCTTCTGAAAGCCTAATCAGGGCAACACTTTTATTTCTATTAACTATTATAAACTCTCTATCCCTTCTATTATTTAAAAAATATTCGTTTACAAATTTTACAGTTTCTCTCTCTGTCTTACATTTTTTTAAAAAATCCTTATATCCCTGTGCAAATTTAAAAATATTTTCTCTATCTGTTTTAAACCATGCATTTCTTCTTTTCATAAACAAGATGTCCTTTAAATTCGACACGTCAACCTCCAAACATTTAAATATTTAAAGTCATATGACTCATTTTTTGACAATAAAAGCTTTACCTTCATAAACCCTTTGGCTAATTTTACCTTCTTTTAAAAGTCTATTTAATATTCTTGTTATATCTTCATCGCCAGCACCAAATACGCTCATCAGCTCCTCTTTTGAACATGGTCTAATGCTTACCATTTTCGCAATAGAGAGTTCAAGAAACTCATGAAAATCCATGTTTTTTTCACTAAATGGCTTTATAAGTTCGGCATTCAGATCCTTCAATTCAGAATATACCCGCATCAGCTCTTCGTTTGTTAATTTTTTTATGTTTTCCTCAGCAGGAGGCCTATCTATGGTTCCGATCTGAAATTTGTGAGGATTTATAAATTTTACAGCTCTTTTCAGATCTTCAATGTCTTTCTGACTATCGTTAAGGCTCTTTACAAACAAAACTTCTAACCAGACTTCGCCCTTAAATTTATCTCTAAATTCTTTTATCCCATTAATAATTTCATCAATTTTCAAACTTACGTGTGGCCTATTAATTTTTCTGAACGATTCTTGATTCGCTGCATCAAGACTCGGTATAATTACATCAGCATCCATCAGATCTTCCTGGACATCAGTTAGGTTTAATAGACTTCCATTGGTAAGTACTGCAATTTTAGCAACGTTAAAACTTTTTACATATTTAATAAGCCTGCCAATATCTTTGTTTAGTGTTGGCTCTCCACTTCCAGAGAAGGTAACAAAGTCAAACCTGCCCATCCTTTTATAATTCTCTCTAAAATCTTTCTCAATCTCATCTGGATTATAAAAGGAACGCCTATCGTTTATAAGATTTGTTGTTCTTCCTACTTCACAATAAACACAATTAAAATTGCACACTTTATGTGGGATAATGTTTATCCCAAGACTTAATCCAAGCCTTCTTGATGGCACAGGCCCAAACAAAAATTGCATAATTACCTCCAAAAAGTTTTTAAAACTAAATTTTATTATACCACTTTAATATAACTACCCTTTTATTTTAAGACTGACTATAATTACTAATTCTAATAAAAAACTCAAATTTAAACTTTTATAGATTTTTATGAATAATTAATTTATAATAATTAAAAAATTTTTAAGGGGTGTAAAAACTTGGAACTATATTTAGATACTGCAAAAATAGAAGAAATAGAAGAAGGCGTAGAACTTGGCATAATTTCAGGAGTGACTACAAATCCTTCACTACTTGCAAAAGCTAATCCAGCAGCTCCAATCGAACACCTAAAGAAAATTTGTAACATTGTAAATGGTCCAGTTAGCGCTGAGATAATTTCAACAAACTATAGAGATATGATATCAGAAGGACTAAAGATATCTAAGATTTCAGAAAAAATTGTAGTAAAAATACCTATTACTGAAGATGGACTTAAAGCCACAAAAGTTCTTTCAAAAGAAAACATTGCAGTCAATATGACCCTTGTTTTTTCAGAGTCTCAAGCAATTTTAGCATCTTTAGTCAATGCAGCTTATATAAGTCCCTTTATAGGGAGATTAGATGACATTTCCTACAATGGAATGAAACTTGTAAAATCAATATCAGAAATTTTGAAAGCAACTAATTCGAAATCGAAAATAATCGCAGCAAGCATAAGACACCCTTTACATGTTGTTCAGGCTGCAAAAGCAGGTGCTCACATAGCAACTGTTCCATTTAAAACGATGAAACAGCTTGTAAAACATCCATTAACCGATATAGGAATTGCAAAGTTTCTAAGTGATTCAAAGGGTATTTCTATAGTATCTTAGAGGACAACATAATTAATTTGTTGCCCTCATAAGTTCAAATAACTTTACCCTTTCATATAATTCACTAGTTCGTCTATATCTTCTTTACTGCCCATAAAAACAGGTGTTCTTTGATGTAGACTGGTAGCTTTTATGCTCAGTATTTCATTGATTCCATCAGTAGCCCTGCCACCAGCTTGTTCTATTAGCAAACTCATAGGTGCAGCTTCGTAAAGAAGCCTTAATTTTCCTTGTGGATTTTTTTTATCCCCAGGATATGCAAAAACACCACCTTTCAACAAGGTTCTGTGAACATCAGCTACCATTGACCCTATATATCTTGCAGAATAATTCTTTGATTTCAAATTTTCAATATATTTTTTAAGCGGCTCGTCCCATCGCTGAGAATAACCCTCATTAATTGAATATATCTTCCCTCTTGAAGGCATCTTCAGATAAGGATGAGACAAAAGATACGAACCTACTGAAGGGTCTAGGGTAAATCCATGAGTGCCGTTTTTAGTTGTATACATAAGCATAGTTGATGATCCATACACCACATATCCTGCAGCAACCTGTTTGTATCCTTCCTGGAAAAAGTTTTCTACCCCATCACAACATTTTCTATATATGGAAAATATTGTTCCAACATTTACGTTCACGTCAATGTTTGAAGAACCATCCAACGGATCCAGGGCAATTACATATTTTCCGTTTTTCCCTTTTTCAGGGAATATGGCATCATCAACTTCTTCCGAAGCAAGGGCATAAAATTCGCCTGAATCAGAAAGGTGTTCAATCAACCAGTTATTAGAAAGTTGATCGAGTTTTTGAACCTCCTCACCCTGTACATTGACCTTCCCTATCTTGCCTAAAACATCAGAAAGACCCGCTTTCCTTATTCTTGAAGATATTACTTTTGTTGCATTTTCAATAGACATCAAAGCCAAGCTAAGGGATCCCGTAGCTTGAGGAAATTGCCTTTCCTCTTCCAAAATAAAGCGATTGAGATCAATACCAATTCTGGCCAAAATCAGTCAGCCCCCTCTTCAAATTCCATAGTTCGAAAATCCACATTTTTATGGCTCAAATTAGCATTACTTTTATATCCTATTTTTATTAATTTAATATATTTGTCAGTATAAGATTTAGTATTGAAAACGTTCAATTGTGAAAACAGAAATTCAATCTTTTTCTCAAGAACATCCAATATTTTATTTTTATCAGCATCTGGCAAATTCCACCATTTTTCTTTCAATGGTCCAAATACCTTTTTCCTTGTTTTATAAATAAATTGCTCTCTTGTCATATTTTCTTTCCACTCTGACTTGAAATTTTCTTCAATGAATTTGAAATTCTCTTCTCTAAACTCTTCAGGTGCAAAATCAAACATTATATTCTGAAAGCCAGTCGCAAGATGTATCTCTGCAGTTTTGTGTTTAGGAAAATTGTTAAACAGCTCATCTGGCAAGGTTGAAGCACCGTGTTGAACAGCTCCAGCTATATGATATTTTTCTCTTGCACATTTTCCTATAGAGTCCAAAACGTTAAAGTCCAATTTAACGCTTGCTACAGTTCCATCAGGCAGAGGAATTCCACCATGAGCAGTTCCCGTTTGAACGCTTATTTTTGAAATTCCAGGACTAGATTTTAAATTATCTAAATATGCGTCCATAAATGCTTCAAATTCTTCTACAGTAGAATTTTTACCACCTATATGGCCAATTTCAGCACCTACAGAAACGTTTATTCCTTCTGGTTGAATAGATCTTATAAAATCAGTCATTTTTGCAGTATTCATATAATTATGAAACTGCTGTTCAACTAAAGTTGGCTTTGTATAGTCTACCAATGTAGACGGATCAATATCTATATTATAAAAACCAGCTTCAATAGCCTCTTTTGTAAGTTTCTTAATGTTATCCAACTCTAACTCTGGATTCGAAAAGTAATTTTTGGAACTAAATTGAAAATGATCTCCTTGGACAAATACTGGTCCCTGATATCCTTCTTTAATGGCTGCAGCTAAAATACAGGAAATATACTCTAAAGGTCTTTGAAAGGTGTATTCTATCTCAGATTTTGCAATCTCAAATATCAAAGCAGTTACATTCCTCTTAATTGCAACCTTAAAGATTCTTTTAGCAAAGTCGTA comes from Thermodesulfobium acidiphilum and encodes:
- a CDS encoding class II fructose-bisphosphate aldolase, producing MFRTKEEVAKILETNGLIINGKLTLNKDKLREKVIDDLIKTAVFTQDSQVKNYCYFLIREFANMMDIVSSSIHDLYMAKGRGEGLEFTVPAINIRGLTYDFAKRIFKVAIKRNVTALIFEIAKSEIEYTFQRPLEYISCILAAAIKEGYQGPVFVQGDHFQFSSKNYFSNPELELDNIKKLTKEAIEAGFYNIDIDPSTLVDYTKPTLVEQQFHNYMNTAKMTDFIRSIQPEGINVSVGAEIGHIGGKNSTVEEFEAFMDAYLDNLKSSPGISKISVQTGTAHGGIPLPDGTVASVKLDFNVLDSIGKCAREKYHIAGAVQHGASTLPDELFNNFPKHKTAEIHLATGFQNIMFDFAPEEFREENFKFIEENFKSEWKENMTREQFIYKTRKKVFGPLKEKWWNLPDADKNKILDVLEKKIEFLFSQLNVFNTKSYTDKYIKLIKIGYKSNANLSHKNVDFRTMEFEEGAD
- the fsa gene encoding fructose-6-phosphate aldolase, yielding MELYLDTAKIEEIEEGVELGIISGVTTNPSLLAKANPAAPIEHLKKICNIVNGPVSAEIISTNYRDMISEGLKISKISEKIVVKIPITEDGLKATKVLSKENIAVNMTLVFSESQAILASLVNAAYISPFIGRLDDISYNGMKLVKSISEILKATNSKSKIIAASIRHPLHVVQAAKAGAHIATVPFKTMKQLVKHPLTDIGIAKFLSDSKGISIVS
- the fbp gene encoding class 1 fructose-bisphosphatase yields the protein MARIGIDLNRFILEEERQFPQATGSLSLALMSIENATKVISSRIRKAGLSDVLGKIGKVNVQGEEVQKLDQLSNNWLIEHLSDSGEFYALASEEVDDAIFPEKGKNGKYVIALDPLDGSSNIDVNVNVGTIFSIYRKCCDGVENFFQEGYKQVAAGYVVYGSSTMLMYTTKNGTHGFTLDPSVGSYLLSHPYLKMPSRGKIYSINEGYSQRWDEPLKKYIENLKSKNYSARYIGSMVADVHRTLLKGGVFAYPGDKKNPQGKLRLLYEAAPMSLLIEQAGGRATDGINEILSIKATSLHQRTPVFMGSKEDIDELVNYMKG
- a CDS encoding radical SAM protein, whose amino-acid sequence is MQFLFGPVPSRRLGLSLGINIIPHKVCNFNCVYCEVGRTTNLINDRRSFYNPDEIEKDFRENYKRMGRFDFVTFSGSGEPTLNKDIGRLIKYVKSFNVAKIAVLTNGSLLNLTDVQEDLMDADVIIPSLDAANQESFRKINRPHVSLKIDEIINGIKEFRDKFKGEVWLEVLFVKSLNDSQKDIEDLKRAVKFINPHKFQIGTIDRPPAEENIKKLTNEELMRVYSELKDLNAELIKPFSEKNMDFHEFLELSIAKMVSIRPCSKEELMSVFGAGDEDITRILNRLLKEGKISQRVYEGKAFIVKK